In a single window of the Drosophila albomicans strain 15112-1751.03 chromosome 3, ASM965048v2, whole genome shotgun sequence genome:
- the LOC117570534 gene encoding prolyl 4-hydroxylase subunit alpha-1-like yields the protein MTCFLFRLSIFVLISHSAIGIEINEEVEDPNYLYSTSVASMAKLLEMENKLLTQLKSYAKLMQQKLDMINLYQEMLHRPPMIDAESQEQYVSNPLNAYGLLRRLHQDWPKWLSYLDTRELIEQMQLQLKKAPSEKDLHLATEGLLRIESFYDLEASHMAKGLILDKQYNSHLNPADCMALGNHLLNLTEYSKSTHWFRTALRNYKQPYGKLYNQVLGLKRIKLTRAYALAIARDTDGIEKKPQDTTMKEWQKMADKMLDDLVFKASNEKIKKLTKEYLDADEQIFINARAKHKPKPTAMQLGCRGLWEKPKPHRLTCRYSQADSAFLRLAPLKEETLSTQPLIILLHQVLSDSEVRSLKNLSLYRTSRDFAKQSVKLFPLEETQATLQRQLNRRIMHILGVGPTDHSLHVYNYGLGGYLQRNSKSTCRGPPKKTKLKKSASAAQINVQERCHSKHIATMIIYASDVPLGGATIFPKLQLLVQPKKGNVLVWINRDNEKKPEKLAEHAVCPVVMGSRWVMSNCIAAGLEMLKQPCLA from the exons ATGAcgtgttttttatttcgactCAGCATATTCGTCTTGATCTCTCACTCAGCCATCGGCATAGAGATCAATGAGGAAGTAGAAGACCCAAATTATCTCTACAGCACATCAGTTGCCAGTATGGCAAAGTTATTGGAAATGGAGAATAAGTTGTTGACTCAGCTTAAAAGCTACGCGAAGCTCATGCAACAGAAGTTGGATATGATCAACCT ttatCAAGAAATGCTACATCGTCCTCCAATGATCGATGCCGAGAGTCAAGAACAATATGTTTCAAATCCACTAAATGCATATGGATTGCTGCGAAGACTGCATCAAGATTGGCCCAAGTGGTTATCCTATTTAGACACTCGAGAGTTGATCGAGCAAATGCAACTACAGCTAAAGAAGGCGCCAAGTGAAAAGGATCTACACTTGGCAACCGAAGGATTACTGCGCATTGAGAGCTTTTACGATCTAGAGGCATCGCACATGGCCAAAGGATTAATCCTGGATAAGCAATACAA CTCTCATTTGAATCCAGCTGATTGCATGGCTCTGGGCAATCATCTGTTGAATCTCACAGAGTACTCCAAGTCCACACATTGGTTCCGCACTGCATTGCGCAACTACAAACAGCCCTATGGGAAATTATATAACCAAGTGTTGGGATTAAAACGCATTAAATTGACTCGAGCATATGCACTGGCTATTGCCAGAGATA CTGATGGCATCGAGAAGAAGCCTCAGGATACAACAATGAAGGAATGGCAGAAAATGGCAGACAAAATGCTCGACGATTTGGTGTTTAAGGCAAGCAATGAGAAAATCAAGAAACTAACGAAGGAGTATCTTGACGCCGACGAGCAGATTTTCATCAACGCACGTGCTAAGCATAAACCAAAACCTACGGCCATGCAACTTGGATGTCGAGGACTCTGGGAGAAGCCAAAGCCACATCGATTGACTTGCAGATATTCGCAGGCAGACAGCGCATTTCTGCGCCTGGCTCCGCTTAAAGAGGAAACACTGAGCACTCAGCCACTCATCATTCTCCTTCATCAAGTGCTGTCCGACAGCGAAGTGAGGTCCCTGAAAAACTTGTCGCTTTATCGCACATCCAGAGATTTTGCCAAGCAGAGTGTGAAACTATTCCCCTTGGAGGAGACTCAAGCGACTTTGCAACGTCAACTGAATCGGCGAATAATGCACATATTGGGCGTTGGTCCAACGGATCACAGTTTGCATGTTTACAACTATGGACTCGGTGGCTACTTGCAGAGAAATTCCAAGTCGACTTGTCGTGGacccccaaaaaaaacaaagctcaAGAAATCAGCCAGCGCAGCACAAATCAATGTTCAGGAACGTTGCCACAGCAAACACATTGCCACAATGATTATTTAT GCCAGCGATGTACCGCTAGGTGGCGCCACAATATTTCccaagctgcagctgctcgtgCAACCGAAGAAAGGCAACGTCTTAGTCTGGATAAATCGCGACAACGAGAAGAAACCAGAGAAACTAGCCGAACATGCAGTCTGTCCGGTTGTCATGGGTTCCCGATGGG TCATGTCAAATTGCATAGCTGCCGGACTGGAGATGCTAAAGCAGCCGTGTCTGGCCTGA
- the LOC117568873 gene encoding somatostatin receptor type 5, which yields MWLLSLGLQLATESEFGLSNTTLVYYPNDTMYSTQPAGDYLSATGSSYASSTDLPTYQHCIATRNSFADLLTLVLYGLVCIVGLFGNTLVIYVVLRFSKMQTVTNIYILNLAIADECFLIGIPFLLYTMRICSWRFGEFMCKAYMVSTSITSFTSSIFLLIMSADRYIAVCHPISSPRYRTIHIAKLVSALAWTTSAVLMLPVMLYASTVEQEDGINYSCNIMWPDAYKKHSGTTFILYTFFLGFATPLCFILSFYYLVIRKLRSVGPKHTTKSKEKRRAHRKVTRLVLTVITVYICCWLPHWMSQLALINSNPAQRDLSRLEILIFLLLGALVYSNSAVNPILYAFLSENFRKSFFKAFTCMNKQEINAQLQNEPSVFTKQGSRRRGGSKRLLATNAQQQLQQQPPLLALHVGNNNSSTTTSSTTTAEKTGSTNAPKSCSSNGKVVAPGAENLIICLDEQQETFCTTTRRGSSLVQQTDL from the coding sequence ATGTGGCTACTCAGTCTAGGCCTGCAGTTGGCCACAGAATCAGAGTTTGGTTTAAGTAACACAACACTTGTGTATTACCCCAATGACACGATGTACAGCACACAGCCGGCGGGCGATTATCTGAGTGCCACAGGCAGCTCGTATGCATCGAGCACCGATTTGCCTACGTATCAACATTGCATTGCCACACGGAATTCCTTTGCCGATCTGCTCACCTTGGTGCTCTATGGTTTGGTGTGCATTGTGGGACTGTTTGGCAACACGCTCGTCATCTATGTGGTGTTGCGCTTCTCCAAGATGCAGACTGTGACGAACATCTACATACTTAATCTGGCGATTGCCGATGAATGCTTTCTGATTGGCATTCCCTTTCTGCTCTACACAATGCGCATTTGCAGCTGGCGTTTCGGGGAGTTCATGTGTAAAGCTTACATGGTCAGCACTTCGATTACCTCCTTCACCTCATCCATTTTTCTGCTCATCATGTCCGCCGATCGTTATATTGCCGTCTGTCATCCGATCTCCTCGCCACGCTATCGCACAATACACATTGCCAAGCTCGTCTCGGCTCTGGCTTGGACCACTTCAGCGGTGCTGATGCTGCCTGTAATGCTCTATGCCAGCACAGTGGAGCAGGAGGATGGCATCAACTATTCGTGCAACATCATGTGGCCTGATGCGTATAAGAAACACTCGGGCACCACTTTCATACTCTACACTTTCTTCCTGGGCTTTGCGACGCCACTTTGCTTCATACTCAGCTTCTACTATTTGGTCATCAGGAAACTGCGTTCGGTGGGTCCCAAACACACGACCAAGTCGAAGGAGAAGCGACGAGCACATCGCAAAGTCACTCGCTTGGTGCTGACTGTCATCACGGTGTACatttgctgctggctgccgCATTGGATGTCTCAGCTGGCGCTGATCAATTCCAATCCCGCGCAGCGTGATCTCTCTCGGCTGGAGATACTCATCTTTCTGCTGTTGGGCGCCTTGGTCTATTCCAATTCGGCAGTGAATCCGATACTCTATGCCTTTCTTAGCGAAAACTTTCGCAAGAGCTTCTTCAAGGCCTTCACCTGCATGAACAAGCAGGAGATCAACGCACAGCTGCAGAACGAGCCGAGTGTCTTCACCAAGCAGGGAAGTCGACGTCGTGGAGGATCCAAGCGTCTGCTAGCCACCAatgcgcagcagcagctgcaacaacagccgcCGCTATTGGCGTTGCATGTGGGCAATAACAACTCATCGACGACGACCTCATCGACAACGACGGCCGAGAAGACGGGCTCCACGAATGCCCCGAAATCGTGTAGCTCCAATGGCAAAGTTGTTGCACCGGGTGCTGAGAATTTGATCATCTGTTTGGATGAGCAACAAGAGACCTTCTGCACCACAACGCGACGTGGCTCGAGTTTGGTGCAACAAACGGATCTGTAG
- the LOC117570536 gene encoding uncharacterized protein CG13380-like: MEIQQEKLKSKYCWAGKTATAIRPIKSGQENSATGGDCICARKRGLISCVCCQKSFMGRIASRCPQHPEVAYLMDSRNCAFCGAAAKYLQIDEV, encoded by the exons atggaaattcaaCAGGAAAAGTTGAAATCTAAGTACTGCTGGGCAGGAAAGACTGCAACAGCAATTAGGCCTATTAAAAGTGGTCAAGAAAATTCTGCTACTGGCGGCGATTGCATCTGCGCCCGCAAACGGGGATTGATAAGCTGCGTTTGTTGCCAGAAGTCTTTTATGGGTCGTATCGCAAGTCGCTGTCCACAACATCCTGAA GTCGCATATCTAATGGACTCCCGTAATTGCGCTTTCTGTGGAGCAGCCGCAAAATATCTGCAAATTGATGAAGTATAG
- the LOC117566470 gene encoding protein terminus-like has translation MASQLNSQYDEEPISSFVFGSRGNQQTFRHQWQVDGELQECDTCFSSIDADEPPSQHWLQHGRQQQPQLSKQQQAVLDIIEARRIETFFICDESAKDDLDSFMSDTCSRAIPELLRWMFHNGSQRVEFNLACYVNVLSQVHIFQSGSLCVEHHYDIEECVSVIYEMITQRIENYLASSHDVGLEECSITRLRVQVKRMRIDNESACDLELPLPLQLRHESATVSHNSKTSEAELASLHAAYVKHHRECNGYFPSNMRVNLYGLQQCQTTKELYVVPYHISETLQQQPNKNFLILNNSMGQFQRLHELQTPIEQVSKSQKNQKHNNNSRSRPLQCRRCRAQFKCRSRLHIHQQLRCGQDFSVDSMHPDIVEIYEQCLPISRSHFQFNCYGITKPKTVMRKGQFVPIECDWRKKSSVQVQQGPCVIISNSEMGSPCKLS, from the coding sequence ATGGCATCGCAGCTTAACTCACAGTACGACGAAGAGCCAATTTCAAGCTTTGTGTTCGGCAGCCGTGGCAACCAGCAAACATTTCGCCATCAGTGGCAAGTGGATGGCGAGCTGCAGGAGTGCGACACCTGCTTCAGCAGCATCGATGCCGATGAGCCGCCCAGCCAACATTGGCTGCAACATGGCcgccagcagcaaccacagttgagcaaacaacaacaggctGTGCTCGACATTATCGAGGCACGACGAATTGAAACGTTCTTCATTTGCGACGAGAGTGCCAAGGATGATCTGGACAGCTTCATGAGTGACACTTGCTCACGTGCAATCCCCGAATTGCTGCGATGGATGTTCCACAATGGGTCACAGCGTGTGGAATTCAATTTGGCCTGCTATGTGAATGTGTTGAGTCAAGTGCACATCTTCCAAAGCGGCTCACTCTGTGTGGAACATCACTACGACATCGAGGAGTGTGTGAGCGTCATCTACGAGATGATCACTCAACGCATCGAGAACTATCTGGCCAGCAGTCACGATGTCGGCCTCGAGGAGTGCAGCATCACCCGACTTCGCGTACAAGTCAAGCGTATGCGTATCGACAATGAAAGTGCTTGCGACTTGgagttgccactgccacttcAACTGCGCCACGAGTCAGCCACTgtcagccacaacagcaagaCAAGCGAAGCGGAATTGGCCAGTTTACATGCGGCATATGTGAAGCATCACCGGGAGTGCAATGGCTATTTCCCCTCCAACATGCGTGTGAATCTCTACGGGCTACAACAGTGTCAGACCACCAAGGAGCTATATGTGGTGCCTTATCACATTAGCGAAactctgcagcagcagcccaacAAGAACTTTCTCATCCTCAACAATAGCATGGGACAGTTCCAGCGGCTCCATGAGCTGCAGACACCCATCGAGCAAGTCAGCAAGAGCCAGAAGAACCAAAAGCACAATAACAACTCCCGCTCACGTCCATTGCaatgtcgtcgttgtcgtgcGCAGTTCAAGTGCCGCAGTCGGTTGCATATTCATCAGCAATTGCGGTGCGGACAGGACTTTAGTGTGGACAGCATGCATCCTGATATTGTAGAGATCTATGAGCAGTGTCTGCCCATTTCACGCAGCCACTTTCAGTTCAATTGTTATGGCATCACGAAGCCAAAGACTGTGATGCGAAAAGGTCAGTTTGTGCCCATCGAGTGTGATTGGCGCAAAAAGAGCTCCGTTCAGGTGCAGCAAGGTCCTTGCGTGATCATCAGCAACTCTGAGATGGGCAGTCCTtgtaaattaagttaa
- the LOC117566469 gene encoding ubiquitin carboxyl-terminal hydrolase nonstop, whose protein sequence is MTKYKPLSVCVCVCVCKIRVFEEKKTETENSSNGPQTNNNKSSYFFTQYVLVFIRKVAKIRRKQRKCDKTNVPQPSAKRTKTKENSVDSTTSILSSGSAASSTSSGAGSSSNTNINHNNNRGGGVDVGFGSGGNNNNKRAYTSLGRGAADVVPRVPAAAATTTTTTRRAAAAAAAAAAAAAKEEEATAAGRCAVDVDVNETVASSGGRGGGANENSSTQVTKGSLLNATTHLSLAVCLRTVQKLALKLDADGNGEVDASSAAGCAVKVNVMSETGCRHYQSYVKEHSYDTFRVIDAYFAACVNKDAREKKAIHCNCFECGSYGIQMYACLQCIYFGCRGAHITSHMRAKKHNVALELSHGTLYCYACRDYIYDARSRDYALINRKLEAKDLQKSLGWQPWIPTAKETNLLLANARRRLVRPNQTIGLRGLLNLGSTCFMNCIVQALVHTPLLSDYFMSDRHDCGSKSSHKCLVCEVSRLFQEFYAGSRSPLSLHRLLHLIWNHAKHLAGYEQQDAHEFFIATLDLLHRHCVKAKSEHESKCNSGSSASATGGGGNSTSSGSGSNANATATHCYGQCNCIIDQIFTGMLQSDVVCQACNGVSTTFDPFWDISLDLGETTSHGGVTPKTLIDCLERYTRAEHLGSAEKIKCSSCKSYQESTKQFSLRTLPSVVSFHLKRFEHSALIDRKISSFIQFPVELDMTPFMSEKKNAYGDFRFSLYAVVNHLGTIDTGHYTAYVRHQKDTWVKCDDHIITMASLKQVLDSEGYLLFYHKNVLEYE, encoded by the exons ATGACCAAATACAAGCCACTTA gtgtgtgtgtgtgcgtgtgcgtgtgcaaaATCAGAGtctttgaagaaaaaaaaacagaaacagaaaactcATCAAACGGCccgcaaacaaacaacaacaaaagttccTATTTTTTTACACAATACGTGCTCGTGTTCATTAGAAAAGTGGCCAAAATTCGGCGAAAACAGCGCAAGTGTGATAAAACCAACGTGCCACAGCCGTCTGCAAAACGaacgaaaacaaaagagaaCAGTGTTGATAGTACAACAAGCATTTTAAGCAGTGGCAGTGCAgccagcagcaccagcagcggcgccggcagcagcagcaacactaacatcaaccacaacaacaacaggggCGGCGGCGTCGACGTCGGCTTCGGTAGCGgtggtaacaacaacaacaagcgtgCATACACGTCGTTGGGCCGGGGAGCGGCCGACGTTGTACCCCGCGTaccagcagcggcagcgaccaccacaacaacaacacgaagagcagcagccgcagcagcagcggcggcagcagcagcagcaaaagaagaagaagcgacAGCTGCCGGCCGGTGTGcggtcgacgtcgacgtcaacgaAACTGTTGCTAGTAGTGGTGGGAGGGGCGGTGGGGCTAACGAAAACAGCAGCACACAGGTAACAAAGGGCTCGCTGCTGAATGCAACAACGCATTTATCGCTCGCCGTTTGTTTGCGCACTGTGCAAAAGCTTGCGCTTAAGCTTGACGCTGACGGCAACGGCGAAGTCGACGCGAGCAGCGCTGCTGGCTGCGCTGTGAAGGTGAACGTGATGTCGGAAACAGGGTGCCGGCATTATCAGAGCTACGTCAAAGAGCACAGCTACGACACATTTCGCGTCATCGATGCCTACTTCGCTGCCTGCGTCAACAAGGATGCGCGTGAGAAAAAG GCCATTCACTGCAACTGCTTCGAATGCGGCAGCTATGGCATACAAATGTACGCCTGCCTGCAGTGCATCTATTTTGGCTGCCGCGGCGCACACATCACCAGCCATATGCGCGCCAAGAAACACAATGTAGCGCTGGAGCTGTCCCATGGCACCCTGTATTGTTATGCCTGTCGCGATTACATTTACGATGCGCGCAGTCGCGATTATGCGCTGATTAATCGCAAACTGGAGGCCAAGGATCTGCAGAAGAGTTTGGGGTGGCAACCCTGGATTCCGACTGCCAAGGAGACAAATCTGTTGCTAGCGAATGCGCGACGTCGTCTGGTGCGTCCAAATCAAACGATCGGGTTGCGTGGTCTGCTCAACTTGGGCTCCACTTGCTTCATGAACTGCATAGTGCAG GCACTCGTGCATACGCCACTGCTAAGCGATTATTTTATGTCGGATCGCCATGACTGCGGCAGCAAATCCTCACACAAGTGTCTGGTGTGCGAAGTGTCGCGTCTCTTCCAG GAGTTCTATGCTGGCTCACGTTCACCGCTGTCGCTGCACCGattgttgcatttaatatgGAATCATGCCAAACATTTGGCCGGCTACGAGCAGCAAGATGCCCATGAGTTCTTCATTGCCACACTGGATCTGCTGCATCGACACTGTGTCAAGGCCAAGTCGGAGCACGAGAGCAAATGCAACAGCGGCTCAAGTGCATCGGCAActggtggcggtggcaactCTACGAGTTCGGGTTCCGGAAGCAATGCGAATGCAACGGCAACGCATTGTTACGGCCAATGCAATTGCATTATCGATCAAATCTTTACGGGCATGCTGCAGAGCGATGTGGTGTGCCAGGCCTGCAATGGCGTTTCAACGACATTCGATCCCTTCTGGGACATTTCACTGGATCTCGGCGAGACAACGTCGCATGGCGGTGTGACACCGAAAACCCTCATCGATTGCCTCGAACGTTATACGCGTGCCGAGCATTTGGGTTCGGCGGAGAAAATCAAATGCTCCTCCTGCAAATCGTATCAGGAGTCCACCAAACAGTTCAGTCTTCGCACCCTGCCCAGCGTTGTCTCCTTCCATCTGAAGCGTTTCGAGCATTCGGCCCTGATTGATCGCAAGATCTCGTCGTTCATTCAATTCCCCGTCGAACTCGATATGACGCCATTCATGTCCGAGAAGAAGAATGCCTACGGCGATTTTCGTTTCTCGCTCTATGCGGTGGTCAATCATTTGGGCACCATCGATACGGGACACTATACGGCGTATGTGCGACATCAGAAGGATACGTGGGTGAAGTGTGATGATCATATAATCACAATGGCATCACTCAAACAGGTGCTCGACAGCGAGGG TTATTTATTGTTCTATCATAAGAACGTGCTGGAATATGAGTGA
- the LOC117570535 gene encoding uncharacterized protein CG13380-like isoform X2, translated as MEVDENNNDENVVNYNKLIYILPLDYKYEVQKCICERPQKVFECGNCHHYFRGRIRLQCKVHPQDVFLMDFQTCPYCFAPAGNAKESELTWSQIRKMEEAKLPNDSDDF; from the exons ATGGAGGTCGATGAGAATAACAACGACGAGAAtgttgtaaattataataaacttaTATACATTCTGCCTTTGGACTACAAATACGAGGTGCAGAAATGCATCTGTGAGCGACCCCAAAAGGTCTTCGAATGTGGAAATTGTCATCATTATTTTCGTGGCAGGATTCGATTGCAATGCAAAGTGCATCCTCAG GATGTATTCCTAATGGATTTTCAGACGTGTCCTTACTGCTTTGCACCCGCTGGGAATGCAAAGGAATCTGAGTTGACTTGGTCCCAAATCCGTAAAATGGAAGAAGCCAAGTTGCCAAATGACAGCGACGATTTCTAA
- the LOC117571175 gene encoding prolyl 4-hydroxylase subunit alpha-1-like: protein MKLFLLLAIISVFAIGCNCNKNKFEDFLYVSSTSGLLKLWNIEKQLMFEVRGYADALEDKLETLKLHLKTLYHTSYPTVAAREKYVGNPLKAFKLLRRIYEDWIHLQKYTKLKSGKATLEAMKQLLEDKPIWLDMRETLRGISRIEQTYDLKPIDIAEGRLQDKQFNKKLSLRDSLAIATHKYEEGDYTRSAIWYRLAMNIKDEPNSNVYDEVIGKPPSGLRRKFAMSCLMHATKIRYPIYTHKKLLAEVEAFLAKTSSIELENYIRKRLAQGVDQFVEEANMIKQPTSNHERGCRGQFIKKTNLNCRYNFTTHPFLRLAPFRMEEINHDPYIVMFHNVISDNEIEEMKSLAVEMYNGYSGSFTPNQTEKIEIVAHIHWLRDNTPFLLRLNQRISDMTGLDVREFPALQVGNFGLGGYFKPHYDFMYGTRVTMDSLDGLGDRIGSIIFYASDVPQGGQTTFPEIQISVQPQKGSSLFWYNIYDDGTPIKRTLHSVCPVIVGSRWTLTKWFHSDPQMFIKPCSPRKMI, encoded by the exons AtgaagttgtttttattacttGCAATTATCTCAGTTTTTGCAATTggctgcaattgcaataaaaataaatttgaggACTTTTTGTATGTCAGTTCCACTTCCGGACTGCTGAAACTATGGAATATCGAAAAGCAATTAATGTTTGAAGTTAGAGGTTATGCAGACGCACTGGAGGACAAATTGGAAACACTTAAGCT ACACTTGAAAACACTCTATCACACTTCATATCCAACTGTAGCTGCAAGGGAAAAGTATGTTGGGAATCCTCTGAAGGCATTTAAATTACTGCGACGCATCTACGAAGACTGGATTCATTTGCAGAAGTACACAAAGCTTAAGTCGGGCAAAG CAACTTTGGAGGCAATGAAACAACTGCTTGAGGATAAGCCAATATGGCTGGACATGCGGGAGACTCTGAGGGGAATCAGTCGCATTGAGCAGACATATGACTTGAAGCCCATTGACATAGCCGAAGGACGACTGCAGGACAAGCAATTCAA TAAGAAGCTTTCCTTGCGGGACAGTTTGGCCATTGCTACTCATAAATACGAGGAGGGCGACTACACCAGATCGGCAATCTGGTATCGACTGGCGATGAACATTAAAGATGAACCCAATTCTAATGTTTACGATGAAGTAATTGGAAAACCACCTTCAGGATTGAGACGAAAGTTTGCCATGTCATGTCTAATGCACG CTACCAAAATTCGTTACCCCATTTACACACATAAGAAACTACTGGCAGAAGTCGAAGCTTTCTTGGCCAAAACGAGTTCCATTGAGTTGGAGAACTACATAAGAAAGCGACTAGCTCAGGGCGTAGACCAATTCGTAGAAGAAGCGAACATGATTAAACAGCCAACCTCAAACCATGAACGGGGATGTCGAGGACAGTTTATCAAAAAAACCAATCTCAATTGTCGGTACAATTTCACAACACATCCTTTCTTGCGTTTGGCTCCCTTTCGAATGGAAGAAATCAATCACGATCCTTACATCGTCATGTTCCACAACGTGATCTCCGATAATGAAATAGAGGAAATGAAAAGTCTGGCAGTGGAGATGTATAATGGGTACTCGGGAAGTTTCACACCGAATCAAAccgaaaaaattgaaattgtggcACATATACACTGGTTGAGGGATAACACGCCCTTCCTTTTGCGACTTAATCAACGCATCTCCGACATGACTGGACTGGATGTGAGAGAGTTTCCGGCTCTTCAAGTCGGCAATTTCGGACTAGGAGGATATTTTAAGCCACATTACGACTTCATGTATGGAACTCGGGTGACGATGGATTCTTTGGATGGACTAGGTGATCGGATCGGTAGCATTATCTTCTAT GCTAGCGATGTACCACAAGGAGGACAGACAACCTTTCCCGAAATTCAGATATCAGTTCAACCACAAAAGGGCAGCAGCTTATTCTGGTATAACATATACGATGATGGTACACCGATTAAACGTACTCTGCACTCAGTGTGTCCTGTCATTGTGGGTTCCAGATGGA cTCTCACCAAATGGTTCCACAGTGATCCTCAAATGTTTATCAAGCCCTGCAGTCCCAggaaaatgatttaa
- the LOC117570535 gene encoding uncharacterized protein CG13380-like isoform X1 — translation MASSNLPLKMEVDENNNDENVVNYNKLIYILPLDYKYEVQKCICERPQKVFECGNCHHYFRGRIRLQCKVHPQDVFLMDFQTCPYCFAPAGNAKESELTWSQIRKMEEAKLPNDSDDF, via the exons ATGG CATCATCAAATCTTCCCCTTAAAATGGAGGTCGATGAGAATAACAACGACGAGAAtgttgtaaattataataaacttaTATACATTCTGCCTTTGGACTACAAATACGAGGTGCAGAAATGCATCTGTGAGCGACCCCAAAAGGTCTTCGAATGTGGAAATTGTCATCATTATTTTCGTGGCAGGATTCGATTGCAATGCAAAGTGCATCCTCAG GATGTATTCCTAATGGATTTTCAGACGTGTCCTTACTGCTTTGCACCCGCTGGGAATGCAAAGGAATCTGAGTTGACTTGGTCCCAAATCCGTAAAATGGAAGAAGCCAAGTTGCCAAATGACAGCGACGATTTCTAA
- the LOC117570590 gene encoding adenosine 5'-monophosphoramidase HINT3: MSQANCIFCDISSGKSETALELDTDEFVIFKDIKPASKNHYLIVTKHHYESLKVLDKSHEKLVTRMEDTLKDFFKSKGISTTDALFGFHMPPFISVKHLHLHGIAPRSEMGFFARLVFKPSAPWFKCAKEAQAYLNAK; encoded by the exons ATGTCGCAAGCAAATTGTATATTCTGTGATATTTCAAGTGGCAAAAGCGAAACGGCGCTGGAACTTGATACCGACGAATTTGTCATATTCAAGGACATAAAGCCGGCATCCAAAAACCATTATCTGATTGTGACGAAACATCACTACGAGAGTCTAAAGGTCCTCGACAAATCGCACGAAAAACTGG TGACGCGCATGGAGGACACGCTTAAGGATTTCTTTAAATCGAAAGGAATAAGCACAACAGACGCACTTTTCGGCTTCCATATGCCACCATTCATCTCCGTGAAGCATCTTCATTTGCATGGAATTGCGCCACGCTCTGAGATGGGATTCTTCGCACGTTTGGTGTTCAAACCCTCCGCGCCTTGGTTTAAATGT GCCAAGGAAGCACAGGCTTATTTAAATGCCAAATAG